A genomic segment from Vagococcus zengguangii encodes:
- the rplK gene encoding 50S ribosomal protein L11: MAKKVEKIVKLQIPAGKATPAPPVGPALGQAGINIMGFTKEFNARTQEQIGLIIPVVISVYEDRSFTFVTKTPPAAVLLKKAANVEKGSGEPNKTKVAQVTKAQVQEIAELKMEDLNAASVEAAMRMVEGTARSMGITIAE; this comes from the coding sequence GTGGCAAAAAAAGTAGAAAAAATCGTTAAGTTACAAATTCCAGCTGGTAAAGCAACTCCAGCACCACCGGTAGGACCAGCATTAGGTCAAGCAGGTATCAACATCATGGGATTCACTAAAGAATTCAACGCTCGTACTCAAGAGCAAATTGGATTAATCATCCCTGTAGTAATTTCTGTATATGAAGACCGTTCATTTACATTTGTTACTAAAACACCACCAGCTGCAGTATTATTGAAAAAAGCTGCAAACGTGGAAAAAGGTTCTGGTGAACCAAACAAAACTAAAGTTGCACAAGTAACTAAAGCACAAGTTCAAGAAATTGCTGAGTTAAAAATGGAAGACCTAAACGCAGCTTCAGTTGAAGCAGCAATGCGCATGGTTGAAGGTACTGCAAGAAGCATGGGAATCACTATCGCTGAATAA
- the rplA gene encoding 50S ribosomal protein L1, producing the protein MAKKSKKMQDALKKVDNTKQYNLEEAIALAKEADYAKFDATVEVAYRLNVDPKKADQQIRGAVVLPNGTGKTQSVLVFAKGEKAKEAEAAGADYVGDADMVQKIQGGWFDFDVVVATPDMMAEVGKLGRVLGPKGLMPNPKTGTVTMDVTKAIEEVKAGKVTYRVDPQGNIHVPIGKVSFEDAKLIENLKTVHDVILKAKPAAAKGTYIKNFVVTTTFGPAVKVDPQSV; encoded by the coding sequence ATGGCTAAAAAGAGCAAAAAAATGCAAGATGCTTTGAAAAAAGTAGACAACACAAAACAATATAATTTAGAAGAAGCTATCGCTTTAGCAAAAGAAGCAGATTACGCTAAATTCGACGCAACTGTAGAAGTTGCATACCGTTTAAACGTAGACCCTAAGAAAGCTGACCAACAAATCCGTGGTGCTGTTGTATTACCAAACGGTACTGGTAAAACTCAATCAGTTTTAGTATTCGCTAAAGGCGAAAAAGCTAAAGAAGCTGAAGCAGCAGGCGCTGACTACGTTGGAGATGCGGACATGGTTCAAAAAATCCAAGGTGGATGGTTTGACTTTGACGTTGTCGTTGCAACACCAGACATGATGGCTGAAGTTGGTAAATTAGGACGTGTCTTAGGACCTAAAGGCTTAATGCCAAACCCTAAAACTGGTACAGTTACTATGGACGTAACGAAAGCTATTGAGGAAGTTAAAGCTGGTAAAGTAACTTACCGTGTTGACCCTCAAGGTAACATCCATGTACCAATCGGTAAAGTATCATTCGAAGATGCTAAATTAATTGAAAACTTAAAAACAGTTCACGATGTGATCTTAAAAGCTAAACCAGCTGCTGCAAAAGGTACTTACATCAAAAACTTTGTTGTAACAACTACTTTTGGTCCAGCTGTAAAAGTTGACCCACAATCAGTTTAA